A region from the Cannabis sativa cultivar Pink pepper isolate KNU-18-1 chromosome 9, ASM2916894v1, whole genome shotgun sequence genome encodes:
- the LOC115724111 gene encoding FCS-Like Zinc finger 15: protein MVGLSILLEGHQHEQSSSSVNNKSNKSRSSCSSSGSGNRSSNSPQVINKITMINTNQSPSSSSSSFVYRNFASVSSVQTPTFLDHCFLCKQKLLPGKDIYMYKGDKGFCSVECRGRQIFMDEEENLFKNNCSLSSMKPSSSSSSSSSSSSGSRHRKGTAGN from the exons ATGGTGGGACTGAGTATATTATTGGAAGGTCATCAACATGAGCAGAGTAGTAGTAGTGTTAATAATAAGAGCAATAAGAGTAGAAGTAGTTGTAGTAGTAGTGGTAGTGGTAATAGGAGTAGTAATAGTCCTCAAGTTATTAACAAAATCACCATGATCAACACAAAtcaatctccttcttcttcttcttcttcttttgtttACAGAAACTTTGCTTCGGTTTCCTCTGTTCAAACTCCAACTTTTCTGGACCATTGTTTTCTCTGCAAGCAGAAACTTTTGCCCGGTAAAGACATCTACATGTACAA AGGAGACAAGGGTTTTTGCAGCGTGGAGTGCAGAGGAAGACAGATTTTTATGGACGAAGAAGAAAATCTTTTCAAGAACAACTGTTCATTGTCTTCCATGAAACCCtcctcttcttcatcatcatcatcttcatcttcttctggtTCTCGGCACCGGAAAGGCACGGCTGGAAACTAG